The Pseudoalteromonas rubra region AAATAGTTTCCTCTTAATAAGGTAATTGCCCTAATGCAAATTGCAAGTCAAAACACACTATTCGATCTCATTTAACGCATTGGTGATCCGTTTTGCCGAAATTGGATAAGGTGTTCCTAGTGTTTGAGCAAACAATGACACTCGAAGTTCCTGTTGCATCCAGAAAATCTCATCAAGTGTTGTTGGCATCGGGATCCCTTTTGGCTGTTTGTTACACTTATCGGTATAGGCAGCCGCCACTTTTTCAAGCTCCAGAACACATAAACGGTCCCGGTTAGGGTCAACAGGCAGCTTCTCCAGACGCTTTTCAATGGCTTTCATATAACGCAGCAAATCTGGCAGTTTATGCGCCCCATGCTGACTAACGAATCCTTTAAAAATCAGGCTCTCAAGCTGAGATTTAATATCACCATGCGCCGTGATCATGGTCAAATCCACACGTCCCTTCATACGCTTATTGATACCATGTGCAATGCTCAGCACCTGCTCAACCGCAGATGCGATTTCCACCACTTTATCGCCAAGTTCTGCCCGGACATGTTCTTTGGCTTGTTCAAAGTCCTGCTCTGAACGAATCGCACTATAGTCACCCAACAAGGCATCAATCCCCGCTGCGGTACAATCATCAATCAGATCATTAATTTTACCGAACGGATTGAAGTAAAGCCCCAGTTTGGCTTTATTGGGTAAATGCTGTTGCAAATACTTCACCGGCGAGGGCACATTCAACATTACCAGTCGGCGTAAACCAAGACGATGTGCCTGCTGCGCCTTCTGAGGGTGATCAAACAAACTGATTGACGTACTTTGCTTGTTATCCACCAACGCAGGGAATGCTTTTATCTCATACCCTCCCTGCTTCTTGGTGTACTCCCTGGGCAAGTCACCAAACGACCACTCAGTGAGCCCTTCCTGCTCAATGCCCTTTTCAGCAACTTTAGACAGCGTTTGTGTTACTTTGCCTTGTAACTTGGCTTTGAGCACATCCAGATCATAGCCATGAGCAATGACCTTGTTATGTTCGTCAAGCACCTGGAACTGCATTTTTAAATGAGACTCCAGTGCGCCTAAATCAAATGCTTGTGCGTCAACTTTGACACCCGTCATACGCAATAAACGATTGGCCAACGCCTCCAGAAAACCCCCTTGCATCGGCTCAATCGCAGCCAGCACTGCATCAGCATAGTTAGGTGCAGGAACAAAATTACGTCGCAGGCTTTTTGGCAGGCTCTTAATCAATGAGCAGATCAATTCATGGCGCAGTGCCGGGATGTGCCAGTCAAAGCCCTCAGAGGCGACCTGGTTGAGCAATGGCAGGGGTATATTTACCGTTACACCATCAACCGGCTGACCCGGTTCAAAGTGGTAGCTCAATGGCAACATCAGGTTACCCTGCTGCCATACATCGGGATAATCTAGCGCCGTAATATGCGACGCTTCGTGCTGCATCAAGGCATCCCGGTCCATGTGTAAAAATCGTTTATCGGCTTTTTTCTTGTCTTTCCACCAGTGATTGAAGGCAGCACGATTATTAACATCAGCCGGGATGCGCGCTTCATAAAAGGCCTGCATCATATGCTCATCAACCAGAATATCACGGCGTCGGGCTTTGTTTTCCAGATCCTGAATGTCTTCAATCAAGGCCTGATTGTGCTGTAAAAAGGCTTCGTTTTGCCCCAGTTGCTGGGCGACCAGCGCTTCTTTGATGAATAATTCACGACACAGAACGGGTTCAATCTGACTGTACACAGTGCGCTTTTTACCCACTATGATCAATCCATACAGGGTTTGCTGTTCAAATGCGATGACACAGCCCTGTTTCTTTTCCCAGTGTGGTTCACTGTAACTACGCTTAACCAGGTGCTCCGCCAATGGTGCAACCCAGTTCACGTCAATCTTGGCGTTAATACGGGCGTACAGTTTACTGGTTTCCACCAATTCCGCTGCCATCACCCATTTGGGGCTCTTTTTAAACAGACCTGACCCCGGGAAAATATGAAACTGGCTGTTACGGGCACCCTTGTAGAATTTCTTCTCGTCTTTTTGACCAATGTGACTCAGCATCCCGCTCAATAACGCCTGGTGAATGGCCTCAAAGCTCGCCTCATTACCAGACGCCTTTAATCCCATCTCAGTGCAGACTGTGGTTAGCTGGTAAACAATGTCCTGCCACTCTCTCACCCGCATATAGGCCAAAAAGTCCTTCTGACACTGCTTTCTGAACTGGCTACGACTCAGCGCCTCTTGCAGCTCTTCCAGATACTGCCACAAGTTAAGAAACGCCATGAAATCCGAATCAGCATCTTCGAACCGACCATGTTTTTCATCCGCTGCGCCACGCTTTTCCTGCGGTCGCTCTCTGGGGTCCTGAATAGACAAAGCAGCTGCAATAATGATCACTTCTCGTAGCGCCCCTAAAGGTGCGGCAGCCAGGACCATACGCGCGAGGCGAGGATCGATAGGTAAACGGCTCAGTTTACGGCCGGTCTGAGTCAATGAGGTTTGTTCACGTCTGGCAGCAGGCTTAACCGCCCCCAGCTCTTCGAGCAAACTGACACCGTCTGTGATGTTGCGGTTATCTGGTGCCTGAACAAAAGGGAAGCGCTTAATGTCGCCCAGACCCAGCGCTAACATTTGCAAAATGACCGATGCCAGGTTAGTGCGCAGGATCTCAGGATCTGTGAATTCAGGGCGACCCAGGAAATCTTCCTCTGAATACAAACGGATACACACCCCCGCAGCAACCCGGCCGCATCGACCCATACGCTGATTTGCACTGGCCTGAGAGACGGCCTCGATAGGTAGCCTCTGTACTTTGGTTCGGTAACTATAGCGGCTGATCCGCGCAGTACCCGGATCGATAACGTAGCGGATCCCGGGTACCGTCAGAGACGTTTCTGCAACGTTGGTTGAAAGTACAATACGGCGGTGGCTATGCGCGGCAAAAATACGATTCTGCTCCGCATTCGACAGGCGAGCATACAAAGGTAATATCTCAACCCCTTTGAGATTGCGCTTGCTCAATGCATCCGCAGTATCGCGGATTTCCCGCTCGCCATTCATAAAAATCAGAATATCACCGGGACCCTCAGCGCACAGCTCGTCAACAGCATCGAAAATGCCCTGTAATTGATCGTTTTCAGCTTCGCTTTCATCGCCACTGGCGTCAATCACCGGTCGGTAGCGCACTTCTACCGGATAAGTACGTCCCGAGACTTCTATGATTGGTGCGTTATTAAAGTGCTTGGAAAAACGCTCCGGATCAATGGTTGCTGAGGTGATGATCACTTTCAGATCGGGCCGTTTAGGGAGCAGGTTTTTCAGGTAACCGAGGATAAAGTCAATGTTCAGACTGCGTTCGTGGGCTTCATCGATAATAATTGTGTCGTACTGATTCAGATATCTGTCTTGCTGGATTTCAGCCAGCAAAATACCATCGGTCATCAATTTAATATAACTTTTGTCAGAAACCTGATCGCTAAAGCGGATCTTAAAACCCACTTCCTGACCAAGCTCACAATTAAGCTCTTCAGCAATACGGTTGGACACGCTACGTGCAGCCAGACGACGAGGCTGAGTGTGGCCAATATAGCCATCGACGCCACGACCCAGCTCCAGACAAATTTTAGGTAACTGAGTGGTTTTACCTGAGCCAGTCTCACCCGCCACTATGACGACCTGGTTTTCAGCAATGGCTTTTTTAATATCGTCTTTTTTCTGACTGACAGGCAGTGATTCGGGGTATTGCACACTCGGCAGGCCAGCCAGGCGCTTTACTCTGAGCGTTTGGCTGTGCGCTATGTCACGCGTTATCTGTGTGATTACCTTTTGCTGTTTCGCTTCATCTTTTATTTTTTTGACGCCCTGAAGACGCTTTTTAAAGAGAAACTGATCCTTTTTGAGGCAATCCGCTATGTTCGAATACAACGACTGCAAATCCACTACACGACACCTTGTTACTGAGAAAATCGTCGCGTAGTCTAGCAAAAAGCATGAGTACAGCCCAGTCCCTTTGACAGGGGCTGCGCACTAAATACCGACAGGCAGGCTTAACCTGGTAAACTCTATGTGACACGCTTGCCGGTATACTGAGGCCTGATCAGCGCTTAAACAAAGCGATTGCCCGACTCATAGGTATCATGAAGGTGCTTGTCAATTGCATACAGCACATTAGTCCGGCTGATCACCCCTACCAAACGGCAATCGTCATCGCACACGGGATATAATTTGGGTTTATCGGCCGTCATTCTGTCAGCCAGCTTCAAAATGCTGTCGTTCGGGCTAACACACAAAGGTTCGGTATTCATCACATCAGCCACGATACTGTGTGATTCGTTCTGATAAGTAGCTTCGAGCATAGTGCGAATACAGTCCTGCTCAGACAGAAATCCCACGACGTGTTGCATGTCATCAATCACGGGGCCTCCGGCCTGACCACTTTGTAGTAACTTTTCCACTGCCGATTCGATGCGCATGTCCGCTTTAAAGGTAACCGGACGATGATTAAGATAGTCTGCTACTTTGACAGATTGCATATTTCATTCCCCTAAAAAAACACCAGCTTCATATTAAATAGTAGCTGGCGTTACAAAAATTGCCCAAGTTTACAGGCCTTAAGCACATTAATTAGGGTTACTTTGTGTCGTCAAAAATACCGACATAGGTAGGCTGTGTGTTAGATTTGCTGGCGCGATACATCCCTTTGGTATTAAATGGCATGCTGATATTGCCCTCGGCATCTAAAATGATCACTCCGCCGGTGCCGCCAGCTTTAAGCATTGGGCCAAAAATAACATCCTGTCCCGCTTGTGCCACTGTTTTTCCCTGATATTGTACCCGCGCACAGATATCCGCCGCGACGTTATAACGAATAAAATACTCACCATGTCCGGTCGCAGAGACTGCGCACGAATCGTTATCCGCGAATGTACCTGCGCCAATGATCGGTGAATCACCGATACGACCGAATCGTTTCGCCGTCATGCCACCTGTAGAGGTGCCTGCCGCTAGATTGCCCTGTTTGTCGAGGGCAACGGCCCCCACAGTGCCCATCTTATAGTGCAGTGGTAACTGTTGATGCAGTGCCTGATAATCCTTAGTCCCCTGCTCTGCCTGCTCCAATTTCTTTCGCGCTTTTTGCCAGGCCTCATAGCGATGAGGTGTATCAAAATAATCCTTATTGGCGAACGCAATCCCTTCACGCTTTGCAAACTCTTGTGCACCTTCGCCACTCAGCATCACGTGCACCGACTTTTCCATGACTGCTCTGGCTAACTCAATGGGATTTTTTATCAGCGTCACTCCGGAAATTGCGCCAGCCTGGCGATCCCGGCCATCCATAATTGACGCATCCAGCTCATGCGTGCCGTCATAGGTATATACCGCGCCTTTTCCGGCGTTAAAAAATGGGGAATTTTCCAGCACCTTAATTGCGGTCGTAATTGCATCCAGGCTCTCCCCGCCTTGTTCCAAAACCGCATACCCTTGCTCAACAGCTGATTGCAAAGTTTGTCGGTAAGCCTGCTCCTGCTCTGGCGTAAATTTGGCACGCTCAATTGTACCTGCACCACCATGGATTGCGATAGCAATGGGTGAATGAGCTGGAGCTGAAAAAACGGGATATGCTGCGCTTAATGCAGCAAGTAAAGATGAAGTAACTATTAAACGGCGCATGTCGAATTCCTGTTGTTCTTTTATTGTTGAACTAAGGTGCCGGATATAAATTCTTGTTACAAAAAAAAGCGATAAAAAAAGCGCCCTTAAGGCGCTTTCTTGCAATTCATAGTCACTCGTGACTTAGCTTGCCTGACGCTTTGCTTTCAGACGTGCCAGACGACCAACCTGATGCGTAGAAGTCAGGAAAGAGAAAATCGGTGCCAGATAGCCACGCTTACGCAGCTCAAGATAAGCTTCGTCGCTCAGTTCGTTCAGCTTACGCTCGTCTACCAGGTAGATACCGTTGATGTCTTTCTTTTCACCAGCGATTTCAACCGTCAGAGTCTGTTGTACCAGCAGATCTTTCTCTGCCAGATATTGTGTGAACGCTTCAGTAACGCGAGAGAACTCGATGAAGTTAACCAGCGCTTCTTTACGACGCTCAAGGTACTCAGTTTCTTTGCCGTCTTCGAACAAAGCATTGCCTTCTTCTTCACCTACCAGCGGGCTCGCTTCATCAATCACGATGCCGTACTGATCTTGCTCTGGGTGCTTAACCAGACCAAATGGGTAACGAGATGCAGCCAGAGGTGCGATACCCGCAGTCCACTCGCCATCTTGTACAAACAGGTTTTCACCTGGCTCAAGACCAAATAAAGCAACTGCCTGATATTGACCGCTCTCTGTGTTCTTAACAAATGCCATCGGGAATTCTGTTGCAACACGTGCAAACTCGTGTGCAACGACCGGGATCAAGTGCTGAGATTTTAAAAATTCTACATTGATGCCATTTTTTACTTTAGTGTTGGCATGTTTCTCGTTGTGTAAAGGCTGCACTTGTTGCTCCGCCATAATACTGCTCCGTTTTATCATAAAGTTGTTATTTATATGCGTCCAAGGCTATAGCTTTTCAAGGTAAAAGAAAAGAAATATTGTGGTTAAATTCTTTGAAAGCCATATCTTGCTGCTTTTGCAACCAAGTCGCTGTGCGTCTCTAACATTGCTCCAGCTTTTTGTTGCTGCTGGGCCACCAGCTTCAGCATAGCTTCCTGTTGTGACAGTTTTTGTGGCGACGGGTAATTGCATTGACTGGGATAATTCATGCCATACAACACGTACAGATGATTCTCCAATCTGAACACATCCAGACTACTGACAAAATCATACTCATTAGGAATGTCACTACGCCATAATGCCAGTTTATGTTGCAGTGATTCCGGGATCGTTTCTGGCAAGCGGTTCATACGCCAAAACTCACTATCGTCACGATTAGAAATGCAGTAATGAAGTTTAATAAAGTCAACGATTGACTGCCAGACATGTGTCATGTGCTGATTAAACTGCTGTGCAATGGCGGGGATTTCCTGACGTTCACCAGGGAGGCGCTTTGACAACATTCTGGCTGCCAAATCAAACACTAACAACCCTGTCGCTTCAAGTGGTTCAACGAAGCCCTGGGACAGCCCAATACCAATACAGTTTTTCACCCAGGCTTGCGCTCGATAACCCACCTGCATTTTAATCAGCCGAGATTCGACGGTGTCTTCTGGCTTTCCGAGATAAGCAGATAGGTCGCGATGCGCCTGTTCATGGCTCGTAAACTGATCGCTATACACATGACCAACCCCCTTACGGGTTTGAAGACCAATGTCCCAAATCCAGCCAGCCTGCTGAGCGGTTGAAATAGTATAAGGCGGCACCTCATGCTCATTCTCATAAGGGACTTGCGTCACCACAGCATGATTGGCAAAGAGGACGTCACTCTTATCAATAAACGGGGTATTAAGCGCTTTGCCAAGCAATAAAGACTGGAAACCACTGCAATCAATAAACAAGTCGCCTTCAAGCAACCCGCCTTGTTTCAGCTGTAATCCAGATATGGACCCATCCAGTGCGAGCTTGACCGATTCTACCTCATCCAGCACGTGGTTAACCTGACGGTTTTTAATCGCATGCTCTGACAGCAATGCCGAAAACTTGCCAGCATCCAAGTGAAAAGCATAGTTAATCATGCGCTCATATTCGGCATTCGTGATCAGCTTAGGCGCTTTGTTTTCGAGTGCGATATGGGCCTGAATGGAAACACTTTGGTCAAAGCGAGCCCTGGCCTCTGGCAGTTGATGCAACCAGTAAGGCAACAGATTAACCCCGTTAACATTTGGGTCGTCAAATGGATGAAAATAGCAATGGGGTTGTCCGTTAACTGGCTTATTCCAGCCAACAAAATGAATGCCATTTTTAAACGTAGCATCGCACAGGCGAAACATGTCCGACTCACGGATGCCAAACTTCTTCAGGCTATCGACAATCACCGGGACAGTCCCCTCTCCGACACCAATCGTCGGAATGTCAGGAGACTCTACTAATGTAATACTCACATCCTCGGACGCATCTGCGGCCAAATGATTGGCAGCCAGCCAACCCGCTGTGCCACCACCGACAATGACGATACGCTTAATTTTGGTTTCTGCATTTTGCACAATTCACCTCACAACCACTGTAAAGACCACCACGGACAGGCATGCCACTATTGATACATACAAACTACACCTGTCTCGATCTTGCCATAAAACGGGCATAAAAAAGCCCCACTATTTAAGCAGGGCTTTTCCAAACAACAAAATTAGAAACGTAAGTTTGCACCCAGTGCAATCTTGCGCTCACCTACATAGCTCCATGCAGGGAAGTTGTGTTTCGTTTCTTCTTTCAACAGACCGTCAGAGCCAGAGATACCGATCTGGTAGCTGTCTTCTTCAAGAATGTTTACAACTTCAAGCGTCAGGCTGATATTGTCGTTCACCTGGTAGTTACCAGTGAAGTCCAAAGTACCGAAGTCCATGTGCTCACGTGAAGAGTAGAAACCCGTTTCACGGATCATGAACTCAGAACGCCAGTTATAAGCAAGACGAGCACCGAAGTCATCATTCTCATAGTAACCAACCAGGTTAACTGTGTGGTCAGAACTGTCTGAGAAACGGCCAATACGGTCGTCGAAGTTTGTTTCTTCAGATGAGCTGTCTGCATACGTGTAGTTAACAATCGCACCGAAGCCGTTGTCAAACGCGTGTTGAAGCTGAAGCTCAAGACCGATTACGTCACCACCGTCACCATTCACACGGTTAACGATGTTCCACACGTCACAGTTACATGCCGGGTCATTAATACCGATAGACTGATTTGGCGTGGTTGATGACGTTACGAATGTCTCGATGTCCTTGTAGAAGAACGTCGCACTTGCGAAGTTGCTGTCACCGTAATAGTACTCGTAAGACACGTCCAACTGAGTTGCTTTGAACGGCTCAAGACCTGGGTTACCAGTTACTTCTTGCTGGTCATTCGGGTTTTCATTGTCGTAACCACTCAGGCTAGAACGTGCAAACACATCCTGGTAGTTAGGGCGACTGATAACCTGCGCGATTGAACCTCTCAGGATAGTGTCTTCATCCAGGTCATACGCGATATTGAAGCTTGGCAGGATATCTGAGTAATCCGCTTCTTTGTTAGACAGTGTCTTAGATTTCAGTGCATTACCGCCGTAGAAGTTACCTGAATCTGTGATACCTGTCACAGTGATGTCTGAACCATAGTAGTCACTGTTTACATCTGTAGAGATATAACGTAGACCGAAGTTACCACGGTAGTTTTCACCGCTGAAATCAGCCATTACGTAAAACGCA contains the following coding sequences:
- a CDS encoding SapC family protein; protein product: MAEQQVQPLHNEKHANTKVKNGINVEFLKSQHLIPVVAHEFARVATEFPMAFVKNTESGQYQAVALFGLEPGENLFVQDGEWTAGIAPLAASRYPFGLVKHPEQDQYGIVIDEASPLVGEEEGNALFEDGKETEYLERRKEALVNFIEFSRVTEAFTQYLAEKDLLVQQTLTVEIAGEKKDINGIYLVDERKLNELSDEAYLELRKRGYLAPIFSFLTSTHQVGRLARLKAKRQAS
- a CDS encoding isoaspartyl peptidase/L-asparaginase family protein → MRRLIVTSSLLAALSAAYPVFSAPAHSPIAIAIHGGAGTIERAKFTPEQEQAYRQTLQSAVEQGYAVLEQGGESLDAITTAIKVLENSPFFNAGKGAVYTYDGTHELDASIMDGRDRQAGAISGVTLIKNPIELARAVMEKSVHVMLSGEGAQEFAKREGIAFANKDYFDTPHRYEAWQKARKKLEQAEQGTKDYQALHQQLPLHYKMGTVGAVALDKQGNLAAGTSTGGMTAKRFGRIGDSPIIGAGTFADNDSCAVSATGHGEYFIRYNVAADICARVQYQGKTVAQAGQDVIFGPMLKAGGTGGVIILDAEGNISMPFNTKGMYRASKSNTQPTYVGIFDDTK
- a CDS encoding tryptophan halogenase family protein is translated as MQNAETKIKRIVIVGGGTAGWLAANHLAADASEDVSITLVESPDIPTIGVGEGTVPVIVDSLKKFGIRESDMFRLCDATFKNGIHFVGWNKPVNGQPHCYFHPFDDPNVNGVNLLPYWLHQLPEARARFDQSVSIQAHIALENKAPKLITNAEYERMINYAFHLDAGKFSALLSEHAIKNRQVNHVLDEVESVKLALDGSISGLQLKQGGLLEGDLFIDCSGFQSLLLGKALNTPFIDKSDVLFANHAVVTQVPYENEHEVPPYTISTAQQAGWIWDIGLQTRKGVGHVYSDQFTSHEQAHRDLSAYLGKPEDTVESRLIKMQVGYRAQAWVKNCIGIGLSQGFVEPLEATGLLVFDLAARMLSKRLPGERQEIPAIAQQFNQHMTHVWQSIVDFIKLHYCISNRDDSEFWRMNRLPETIPESLQHKLALWRSDIPNEYDFVSSLDVFRLENHLYVLYGMNYPSQCNYPSPQKLSQQEAMLKLVAQQQQKAGAMLETHSDLVAKAARYGFQRI
- a CDS encoding CBS domain-containing protein, which translates into the protein MQSVKVADYLNHRPVTFKADMRIESAVEKLLQSGQAGGPVIDDMQHVVGFLSEQDCIRTMLEATYQNESHSIVADVMNTEPLCVSPNDSILKLADRMTADKPKLYPVCDDDCRLVGVISRTNVLYAIDKHLHDTYESGNRFV
- the hrpA gene encoding ATP-dependent RNA helicase HrpA, which gives rise to MDLQSLYSNIADCLKKDQFLFKKRLQGVKKIKDEAKQQKVITQITRDIAHSQTLRVKRLAGLPSVQYPESLPVSQKKDDIKKAIAENQVVIVAGETGSGKTTQLPKICLELGRGVDGYIGHTQPRRLAARSVSNRIAEELNCELGQEVGFKIRFSDQVSDKSYIKLMTDGILLAEIQQDRYLNQYDTIIIDEAHERSLNIDFILGYLKNLLPKRPDLKVIITSATIDPERFSKHFNNAPIIEVSGRTYPVEVRYRPVIDASGDESEAENDQLQGIFDAVDELCAEGPGDILIFMNGEREIRDTADALSKRNLKGVEILPLYARLSNAEQNRIFAAHSHRRIVLSTNVAETSLTVPGIRYVIDPGTARISRYSYRTKVQRLPIEAVSQASANQRMGRCGRVAAGVCIRLYSEEDFLGRPEFTDPEILRTNLASVILQMLALGLGDIKRFPFVQAPDNRNITDGVSLLEELGAVKPAARREQTSLTQTGRKLSRLPIDPRLARMVLAAAPLGALREVIIIAAALSIQDPRERPQEKRGAADEKHGRFEDADSDFMAFLNLWQYLEELQEALSRSQFRKQCQKDFLAYMRVREWQDIVYQLTTVCTEMGLKASGNEASFEAIHQALLSGMLSHIGQKDEKKFYKGARNSQFHIFPGSGLFKKSPKWVMAAELVETSKLYARINAKIDVNWVAPLAEHLVKRSYSEPHWEKKQGCVIAFEQQTLYGLIIVGKKRTVYSQIEPVLCRELFIKEALVAQQLGQNEAFLQHNQALIEDIQDLENKARRRDILVDEHMMQAFYEARIPADVNNRAAFNHWWKDKKKADKRFLHMDRDALMQHEASHITALDYPDVWQQGNLMLPLSYHFEPGQPVDGVTVNIPLPLLNQVASEGFDWHIPALRHELICSLIKSLPKSLRRNFVPAPNYADAVLAAIEPMQGGFLEALANRLLRMTGVKVDAQAFDLGALESHLKMQFQVLDEHNKVIAHGYDLDVLKAKLQGKVTQTLSKVAEKGIEQEGLTEWSFGDLPREYTKKQGGYEIKAFPALVDNKQSTSISLFDHPQKAQQAHRLGLRRLVMLNVPSPVKYLQQHLPNKAKLGLYFNPFGKINDLIDDCTAAGIDALLGDYSAIRSEQDFEQAKEHVRAELGDKVVEIASAVEQVLSIAHGINKRMKGRVDLTMITAHGDIKSQLESLIFKGFVSQHGAHKLPDLLRYMKAIEKRLEKLPVDPNRDRLCVLELEKVAAAYTDKCNKQPKGIPMPTTLDEIFWMQQELRVSLFAQTLGTPYPISAKRITNALNEIE